Proteins encoded by one window of bacterium:
- a CDS encoding alpha/beta fold hydrolase, whose amino-acid sequence MMKPQYPRSPIGASQIRHKRRVWKRISSVLWTLAFLALVGSVLAIGVGVVYYFRQQSNPQSATPRQKNQIVGDKGEKTATHGIVVATETERLYSAPEVGTLIRQTNPNYRGPQINITMQVFKYRIQDANGTTEDVYARAFVPEGGKDLPIFSFAPGTTGIDDACAASLEDPSKRNWANYVSHMLAYAANGYAAVITDYEGMRDPRRVHHYMVGDLEGRSVLDAAQALTQLGLTKDRVNTQSVLLGGYSQGGHAALWADQLADTYTPGIKVRGVIGFGPVTDVRQTLTDTTRGANILWFGPYVLRSYRDWYGTEYDLGAILKSPYAENLVADVAKNCIDTNIAYWGNRDITKVYTPAFISAMRTGSLQSVAPTLDQQLQANLAGTQKTGRPKLINHGKLDNVVLPVQSDNAAKRMCGIGENVAHKTYVDATHYNTMAKSFDDTLSWMRTVLGGTKPTSTCS is encoded by the coding sequence ATGATGAAGCCTCAGTATCCTCGGTCACCAATAGGAGCTTCGCAGATCCGACATAAACGTAGGGTTTGGAAGCGCATAAGCTCTGTATTATGGACGCTCGCTTTTCTTGCATTGGTGGGTAGCGTTCTTGCGATAGGGGTGGGTGTGGTCTATTATTTTCGCCAGCAATCGAACCCTCAATCGGCAACACCCAGGCAAAAGAATCAGATAGTTGGTGATAAGGGTGAAAAAACCGCTACTCATGGAATAGTCGTAGCGACCGAAACCGAAAGACTGTATAGCGCACCAGAAGTAGGTACGCTTATTCGCCAGACTAACCCAAACTATAGGGGCCCGCAGATCAACATCACGATGCAAGTATTTAAATACCGAATTCAAGATGCAAATGGCACTACAGAAGATGTATATGCGCGAGCTTTTGTCCCCGAAGGCGGCAAAGACCTGCCAATCTTTAGTTTTGCGCCGGGTACGACGGGTATCGATGATGCGTGTGCTGCTTCTCTTGAAGATCCGTCAAAGCGTAATTGGGCAAACTATGTAAGTCATATGCTTGCATATGCTGCAAATGGGTACGCGGCTGTTATTACTGATTATGAAGGTATGCGTGATCCTCGCCGTGTGCACCATTATATGGTTGGAGACTTGGAAGGACGGTCTGTGCTCGATGCAGCACAGGCGCTTACACAGCTCGGGCTTACCAAAGATCGCGTCAATACGCAGTCGGTACTGCTCGGCGGCTACTCACAGGGTGGTCATGCGGCACTTTGGGCAGATCAGCTAGCCGATACATATACTCCAGGAATCAAGGTGCGAGGTGTAATTGGTTTTGGTCCGGTAACCGATGTGCGTCAGACGCTAACTGATACAACGAGAGGGGCAAATATTCTGTGGTTTGGCCCATATGTGCTGAGAAGTTATCGAGATTGGTATGGCACAGAGTATGATCTAGGCGCAATTCTGAAGTCTCCATACGCCGAGAACCTGGTGGCAGATGTGGCAAAAAACTGTATCGATACAAACATCGCGTATTGGGGAAACAGGGATATCACAAAGGTTTATACGCCAGCTTTCATATCGGCGATGCGGACAGGTTCGCTGCAAAGTGTTGCCCCGACCCTCGACCAACAGTTGCAAGCGAATTTAGCTGGTACGCAGAAGACAGGTCGACCAAAGCTGATTAATCACGGTAAGCTCGATAATGTAGTTCTGCCGGTCCAGTCGGATAACGCGGCGAAGCGCATGTGTGGCATCGGGGAGAATGTTGCGCACAAAACATACGTTGATGCGACGCACTATAACACGATGGCCAAGAGTTTTGATGATACGTTGAGCTGGATGAGGACAGTGCTTGGCGGTACGAAACCCACAAGTACTTGCTCATAA